Proteins from a single region of Bacteroidales bacterium:
- the lgt gene encoding prolipoprotein diacylglyceryl transferase encodes MFEAITWNVDPEIFSIGQLSIRWYGLMFASAFLSGYIVFTRFLSTERLSSEMMDQLLIYIAVGTVIGARLGHCFFYEPDYFLANPVEILKIWKGGLASHGAAIGILLSLWLYIRKYKLSFLWLIDRIVIVVALGGAFIRLGNLFNSEIYGLPTGLPWGFEFVRDRLYDSNTGELLPTVARHPTQLYESLSYILIFTALFIFYRRRYMKVRDGFIFGVFMILLFSARFFIEFVKNDQVAFEAGMQFNMGQLLSLPFILAGVVMIAWTAKRPRHFSQEPIPKAPKKGRKAS; translated from the coding sequence ATTTTTGAAGCCATCACCTGGAATGTGGATCCCGAAATTTTCAGTATTGGTCAACTCAGCATCCGGTGGTACGGATTGATGTTTGCTTCAGCCTTCCTTTCCGGCTACATCGTTTTTACCAGGTTCCTTTCCACCGAAAGGCTCAGCTCAGAAATGATGGATCAATTATTAATCTATATCGCTGTAGGAACGGTTATTGGAGCCCGACTGGGTCACTGTTTTTTTTATGAACCGGACTATTTCCTGGCGAATCCTGTTGAAATCCTTAAAATCTGGAAGGGTGGACTTGCCAGCCACGGGGCTGCCATAGGGATCCTTCTCTCGCTTTGGTTATACATTCGAAAATACAAACTTTCCTTTCTATGGCTTATTGACCGCATTGTGATTGTAGTTGCTTTGGGGGGAGCCTTCATTCGGCTTGGAAACCTGTTTAATTCGGAGATCTATGGTCTTCCGACCGGTCTTCCCTGGGGCTTTGAGTTTGTCCGTGACAGGCTCTATGACTCCAATACCGGCGAATTACTTCCCACCGTGGCCCGTCACCCCACCCAGCTCTATGAATCCCTGAGTTATATCCTGATATTTACGGCTCTGTTTATTTTCTATCGCCGCAGGTATATGAAGGTCCGTGATGGCTTTATATTTGGAGTGTTTATGATCCTTCTTTTCTCTGCCCGATTCTTTATTGAATTTGTGAAAAACGACCAGGTTGCTTTCGAGGCCGGAATGCAGTTTAATATGGGACAGCTGCTCAGCCTTCCTTTCATTTTAGCCGGGGTGGTAATGATTGCATGGACGGCAAAACGACCCCGCCACTTTTCACAGGAGCCCATCCCCAAAGCTCCAAAGAAAGGAAGAAAAGCCAGCTAA